A region of Leishmania panamensis strain MHOM/PA/94/PSC-1 chromosome 33 sequence DNA encodes the following proteins:
- the CYP4 gene encoding cyclophilin 4, putative (TriTrypDB/GeneDB-style sysID: LpmP.33.1720), with protein MLGRTLLCAQRKIPFYPVNPKNPLVFFDISIGSQPAGRVEMELFKDVVPKTAENFRALCTGEKGVGRSGKPLCFKGSRFHRVIPQFMCQGGDFTAGNGTGGESIYGHKFPDESFAGRAGKHFGPGTLSMANAGPNTNGSQFFICTAPTDWLDGKHVVFGQVTKGYDIITKVETYGSQSGATRQPITVTDCGEIKQE; from the coding sequence ATGCTCGGCCGTACCTTGCTGTGCGCTCAGCGCAAGATTCCGTTTTACCCGGTCAACCCGAAGAACCCCCTCGTGTTCTTCGACATCTCGATCGGCTCGCAGCCGGCAGGGCGTGTCGAGATGGAGCTCTTCAAGGACGTCGTGCCGAAGACGGCTGAGAACTTCCGCGCGCTGTGCACAGGTGAGAAGGGTGTTGGCCGCTCTGGCAAGCCTCTCTGCTTCAAGGGAAGCCGTTTTCATCGCGTCATTCCCCAGTTCATGTGCCAGGGAGGTGATTTCACTGCCGGCAACGGGACCGGTGGCGAGTCGATTTACGGTCACAAGTTTCCTGATGAGTCTTTTGCAGGACGCGCTGGCAAGCACTTTGGCCCGGGCACGCTTTCAATGGCCAACGCCGGCCCTAACACAAACGGCTCTCAGTTCTTCATCTGCACCGCACCCACTGACTGGCTAGACGGAAAGCACGTTGTATTCGGCCAGGTCACCAAGGGCTACGACATCATCACCAAGGTGGAGACATATGGCAGTCAGTCTGGTGCTACCCGCCAGCCCATCACGGTCACAGACTGTGGTGAAATCAAGCAAGAGTAG
- a CDS encoding hypothetical protein (TriTrypDB/GeneDB-style sysID: LpmP.33.1730) produces MKTDRNTERINIEVAAEEVTEAKQYLIDLDRRKNQYREAQRKIITKRPEEDLWILSGGSTFVSCELSHSDTLKYFEWRLQQCDNEIEEAREDLKLKVAALAELEGADSALARLYEGFDLKGVS; encoded by the coding sequence ATGAAAACAGATCGTAATACAGAGCGAATAAATATCGAGGttgcggcggaggaggttACGGAGGCTAAGCAGTACCTCATTGATCTCGATCGCCGAAAGAACCAGTATCGCGAGGCGCAACGGAAAATAATTACAAAACGACCCGAGGAGGACTTGTGGATACTGAGCGGCGGCTCTACGTTTGTGTCGTGCGAGTTGAGCCATTCTGATACGCTCAAGTACTTTGAATGGCGTTTACAGCAGTGCGATAATGAGATCGAGGAGGCACGAGAGGACTTAAAGCTGAAGGTGGCAGCACTGGCGGAGTTGGAGGGAGCTGACAGTGCATTGGCGCGCCTTTATGAAGGGTTCGATCTGAAGGGAGTGTCGTGA
- a CDS encoding hypothetical protein (TriTrypDB/GeneDB-style sysID: LpmP.33.1740): protein MAFQFPRGAELLFVTQYLQQFDDTVKFKLRREGQRTMLEVSTVNIPPFSYTTVAFADESERPQKIAAAEPQTTSWAVNAAFFTNVLTCFNGLSPIVLEVADDLTCVLLYQKKEDNTGVHVAQVGALHDLGPRLLVDHDVRVLYTIADIQNFSGIVRSVCAWGDERCDVFLRRVSSTKCQLVMRTSTVTSSLQLSLGEDNGVFKHLEGSARCTDLQEYSRLCTRMAKLADKTSLMLGFGSDGISLFRFEWFTERGSRTANLFFCAS from the coding sequence ATGGCATTCCAGTTTCCACGCGGTGCCGAGCTTCTCTTTGTCACTCAGTATCTGCAGCAGTTCGATGACACTGTCAAGTTCAAGCTGAGGCGTGAAGGCCAACGCACCATGCTGGAGGTTTCCACCGTCAACATCCCTCCATTCAGCTACACCACGGTAGCCTTTGCCGATGAGTCTGAGAGACCGCAAAAGATTGCCGCAGCGGAACCGCAAACGACGTCGTGGGCCGTAAACGCTGCCTTTTTCACTAATGTTCTCACTTGCTTTAACGGTCTTTCTCCCATAGTTCTCGAGGTCGCAGATGATCTCACATGCGTTCTTCTCTATCAGAAAAAGGAAGATAACACTGGCGTGCACGTAGCGCAGGTTGGGGCGCTCCACGACCTCGGACCGAGGCTCCTGGTCGATCACGATGTGAGGGTTCTATACACCATTGCTGACATTCAAAACTTTAGCGGGATTGTCCGCTCTGTCTGTGCTTGGGGCGACGAGCGATGTGACGTGTTTCTTCGACGCGTTTCGTCGACGAAGTGCCAGCTGGTTATGAGAACGAGCACGGTCACTTCGTCACTGCAGCTCTCGTTGGGTGAGGACAATGGTGTATTCAAGCACCTGGAAGGATCGGCCCGCTGCACCGATTTGCAGGAGTACTCGCGCCTCTGCACACGAATGGCGAAGCTAGCGGATAAGACTTCGCTCATGCTGGGGTTTGGCTCTGACGGGATTTCCCTCTTTCGATTTGAGTGGTTTACTGAGCGGGGCAGCCGCACTGCTAATTTGTTCTTCTGCGCCTCCTAG
- a CDS encoding hypothetical protein (TriTrypDB/GeneDB-style sysID: LpmP.33.1750), translating to MQGKPLAVQLGDTHGVVVYHAKTLAPEKLCAAFEKYGKTSVLHGFVLTDGNYATVVFFAEPLICATCYASLSRLAQGPENIGIVDVGWIHENGVDAFAKRPYVRHKYAPAVSTVDAGVSESNGYLVAYWKGVAEADRCEIAQMAHSSAIEVFEDSKEGGRLFLRFRSEDAADAFHSEVLLKFTAMRRSLSYADATDFLLAKGVV from the coding sequence ATGCAGGGAAAACCGCTTGCGGTTCAACTAGGAGACACGCACGGCGTGGTTGTCTACCACGCCAAGACGCTAGCTCCCGAGAAGCTATGCGCGGCGTTTGAGAAATATGGCAAGACAAGCGTTCTTCACGGCTTCGTGCTCACTGACGGCAACTACGCCACCGTCGTCTTCTTTGCGGAGCCGCTGATCTGTGCGACTTGCTACGCGTCGCTCTCGAGGCTAGCACAGGGGCCCGAGAACATTGGTATTGTCGATGTCGGATGGATTCACGAAAACGGTGTTGACGCTTTTGCGAAGCGACCCTACGTGAGACACAAGTACGCTCCTGCTGTCTCCACCGTAGACGCTGGCGTCTCTGAGTCCAACGGTTACTTGGTTGCGTATTGGAAAGGTGTGGCGGAAGCCGACCGGTGCGAGATCGCTCAAATGGCGCACTCGTCGGCCATCGAGGTTTTTGAGGACAGCAAAGAAGGTGGCCGGTTGTTTCTGCGCTTTCGCTCCGAGGATGCCGCTGACGCCTTCCATTCTGAAGTACTGTTGAAATTCACTGCAATGAGGCGGTCCCTCTCGTATGCCGACGCCACCGACTTCTTGCTTGCCAAGGGAGTGGTATGA
- a CDS encoding UDP-GlcNAc:PI a1-6 GlcNAc-transferase (TriTrypDB/GeneDB-style sysID: LpmP.33.1760) has product MGLHRVAQVSDFFFPGFGGVEVHIYNLALCLMRRGHKIIIITRAYGDRVGIRYYTNGLKVYYLPILAAKLPPGSVTLPTWLGAFPMLRTIFIRERITVVHGHQTTSNLCHEALFHAGTMGIKTCFTDHSLFGFADAASININKVLVWSLRTVDQVICVSNTSRENTVLRARISPQRASVIPNATDTTTFTPPDDLKYKSWASKIDKEGLTIVIITRLVYRKGADLFVDVIPEVCRRHPDIKWVIGGDGPRRAQLEQMIERHNLMGRVKMLGALKHSDVKRVLNQGQIFLNCSLTEAFCIALVEAASCGLLCVSTKVGGVPEVLPPPMLLLADADPSSIMAALEEAISNVPHHSPWTLHDNCKQFYRWDWVAERTERVYDRIMEMPALSLYERLMSYASVGPLFGLVCWMLCSLDWILYRLMEYWIPAETIDIAPDFPMSSYLRNKEKIMKKGE; this is encoded by the coding sequence ATGGGGCTGCATCGCGTTGCGCAAGTTTCcgacttcttcttccccgGGTTtggtggggtggaggtgcaCATCTACAATTTAGCCCTGTGCCTGATGCGGAGAGGGCACAAGATCATCATAATCACCCGTGCTTACGGAGACCGCGTTGGGATTCGTTATTACACAAATGGACTGAAGGTGTATTATCTGCCAATACTGGCGGCAAAGCTGCCTCCCGGCTCCGTGACGCTGCCGACGTGGCTCGGTGCGTTTCCGATGCTGCGCACTATCTTCATTCGTGAGCGCATCACTGTCGTACATGGCCACCAGACCACTTCCAATCTTTGCCACGAGGCGTTATTTCATGCTGGCACCATGGGGATCAAGACGTGCTTCACTGACCACTCGCTCTTTGGGTTTGCCGATGCGGCATCCATCAACATCAACAAAGTGCTCGTATGGAGTCTACGTACAGTTGACCAGGTTATTTGTGTCAGCAACACTTCCCGCGAGAACACCGTGCTGCGCGCACGGATCTCACCGCAGCGGGCAAGCGTAATCCCGAACGCCActgacaccaccaccttcaccccTCCGGACGATCTCAAATACAAGTCTTGGGCATCGAAGATTGACAAGGAGGGGTTGACTATTGTAATCATCACCCGGCTTGTATATCGCAAAGGTGCGGACCTCTTTGTCGATGTCATTCCTGAAGTCTGTCGGCGTCATCCGGATATTAAGTGGGTGATCGGCGGCGATGGACCACGTCGCGCGCAACTCGAGCAGATGATTGAGCGACACAATTTAATGGGCCGGGTGAAAATGCTCGGTGCGCTAAAGCACTCTGACGTAAAGAGGGTTTTGAACCAGGGTCAGATCTTCCTGAATTGCAGTCTGACAGAGGCATTTTGCATTGCGCTCGTTGAGGCAGCATCGTGCGGTTTACTGTGCGTGTCGACAAAAGTTGGAGGTGTCCCAGAAGTTCTCCCGCCGCCAATGTTGCTTCTGGCGGATGCCGACCCGTCATCTATCATGGCCGCCTTGGAGGAAGCCATCAGCAACGTGCCGCACCACTCACCATGGACACTGCACGACAACTGCAAGCAGTTCTATAGGTGGGACTGGGTGGCGGAGCGCACCGAACGCGTCTACGACCGCATTATGGAAATGCCGGCGCTGTCCTTGTACGAACGGCTGATGAGCTACGCATCTGTCGGGCCTCTGTTTGGGCTCGTGTGCTGGATGCTCTGCTCCTTGGATTGGATTCTGTATAGATTGATGGAGTACTGGATTCCAGCAGAAACTATTGACATTGCGCCAGATTTTCCCATGTCCTCCTATCTTCGCAACAAGGAGAAGATTATGAAGAAGGGAGAGTAG
- a CDS encoding thiamine biosynthesis-like protein (TriTrypDB/GeneDB-style sysID: LpmP.33.1770): MLTNRQDEKLLTNPREFPDERTPNFILKAKNGHFHFLMTEPDVSKNYLWYMSEPKLVAVPELEAEMRVPGRRWYATDKAGFELQKRNNAVATEGEPYVCLHNIKRPELYWFGKRHAEPPVEKVALVISVGELYLKSAIHRKRLVRALMDNMRRVLKNPQVFRNGDTLIEVRKEVPTKEQLKLLALLPGIAKIYEGSQEKGERKGDPRGAFICAGAQGIPITANQRVLALISGGIDSPVAAYRMMTRGCLVNGVHFLNSTNDTASVMEKNRRICERLSSVQGRFDMHYVDISTLQSQIVANAPNHNRTLIYKWFMLSLAAGFDDSSFIVTGDSAGQVASQTVHNISTLYPTICKAVIAPLIGVTKNFIIDEARKINTFDFSIQEGADCCQYMMCKSGANLMMGRRTLDACVRRIKLTELKVMKEVYHDGELCESSEFIYYPQSGMRASNNTSVPSPLVPDASNEDDAHDVVYFDAAAGTKIAKEVTMAMLRAPHGNPNSMHMSGREARMAVEKVRSQLAKVMHVPANDIIFTSGGTESNHIALNGYHVVREPWSHASTTGNSNIPAGTTVVKVVDLVNHETGSINRNLTRPEGGRLHVDASQGLLKVDFGSLDLSEVDSITVTAHKINGPVGVGAVYLRDLTCNKLFSGGSQEKGIRPGTENVPAIVGFGVALGLDRSHSIHKKIDALMTQELEKMGCEVNRRGEVSGYIVHATLPTGYSNTDVVSRLSTQYHVEIGTGSACKTNEVNTTVYDTLGKTPAPTRSIRISWDSFATLSDAERVLSALKNVLEEIKLKR, translated from the coding sequence ATGTTGACAAATAGGCAAGATGAAAAGTTGCTGACGAATCCGCGGGAGTTCCCGGATGAACGAACGCCGAACTTCATCCTCAAGGCAAAGAATGGGCACTTTCACTTCTTGATGACGGAGCCGGATGTGTCCAAGAACTACCTGTGGTACATGTCAGAGCCTAAGCTCGTCGCAGTTCCAGAGCTTGAGGCGGAGATGCGGGTTCCAGGACGTCGCTGGTACGCGACAGACAAGGCTGGCTTTGAGCTGCAGAAGAGGAACAACGCCGTCGCGACTGAGGGTGAGCCGTATGTCTGCCTGCACAACATTAAGAGACCCGAGCTGTACTGGTTCGGTAAGCGTCACGCAGAACCGCcggtggagaaggtggcATTGGTGATTTCCGTCGGGGAGCTTTACTTGAAGAGCGCTATTCATCGCAAGCGGCTGGTCCGTGCGCTGATGGACAATATGCGTCGTGTTCTTAAGAACCCGCAGGTCTTCCGCAACGGTGACACGCTGATTGAGGTGCGCAAGGAGGTGCCCACgaaggagcagctgaagctgcttgcactgctgcccggTATTGCCAAGATTTACGAGGGCTCtcaggagaagggggaacgTAAAGGTGACCCTCGCGGCGCGTTCATCTGCGCTGGCGCGCAGGGCATCCCCATCACAGCCAATCAGCGCGTCCTCGCTCTTATCAGTGGCGGTATCGACAGCCCAGTGGCAGCGTATCGGATGATGACGCGCGGCTGCCTCGTCAATGGGGTTCACTTTCTCAACAGCACAAACGACACAGCTTCCGTCATGGAGAAGAACCGGCGCATCTGCGAGCGTCTGTCAAGCGTGCAGGGCCGCTTTGACATGCACTACGTGGACATTAGCACGCTTCAGTCGCAGATCGTGGCGAATGCGCCCAACCACAACCGTACCTTAATCTACAAGTGGTTCATGCTGTCACTTGCAGCCGGATTTGATGACTCGAGCTTCATTGTCACTGGCGACTCTGCTGGGCAGGTGGCATCACAGACGGTACACAACATCAGCACGCTGTACCCCACAATTTGCAAGGCCGTTATCGCCCCTCTGATTGGTGTGACAAAGAACTTCATCATCGACGAGGCACGTAAGATCAACACCTTTGACTTTTCCATCCAGGAGGGCGCGGACTGCTGCCAGTACATGATGTGCAAATCCGGTGCAAACCTGATGATGGGTCGCCGAACTCTCGATGCGTGTGTACGCCGCATCAAACTGACTGAGCTCAAGGTGATGAAAGAGGTGTACCACGACGGGGAGCTGTGCGAGTCGTCCGAGTTCATATACTATCCCCAGTCTGGCATGCGCGCGTCGAACAATACATCAGTACCATCCCCGCTGGTGCCGGATGCTTCGAACGAGGACGATGCGCACGACGTGGTGTACttcgacgccgctgccggaaCCAAGATTGCAAAGGAGGTCACTATGGCCATGCTGCGGGCTCCTCACGGGAATCCGAATAGCATGCACATGAGCGGCCGAGAGGCTCGCATGGCAGTGGAGAAGGTACGTAGTCAGCTCGCAAAGGTGATGCATGTGCCAGCGAACGACATCATTTTTACATCAGGTGGGACGGAGTCGAATCACATTGCGCTGAACGGCTACCACGTTGTGCGCGAGCCCTGGTCGCACGCCTCGACGACCGGGAATTCGAATATTCCTGCCGGGACCACCgtggtgaaggtggtggatCTTGTAAACCACGAGACGGGCAGCATTAATCGCAACCTGACTCGCCCCGAGGGCGGCCGCCTACACGTTGACGCAAGCCAAGGTCTGCTTAAGGTCGACTTTGGGTCACTTGACCTCAGCGAAGTCGATTCCATCACGGTAACGGCGCACAAGATCAACGGACCCGTAGGGGTCGGTGCGGTGTACCTGCGCGACCTGACCTGCAACAAGCTCTTCAGTGGCGGTTCGCAAGAGAAGGGCATCCGTCCGGGGACGGAGAACGTTCCTGCGATCGTTGGCTTCGGTGTGGCTCTAGGCCTCGACCGCAGCCACTCGATTCATAAGAAAATTGATGCTCTCATGAcgcaggagctggagaagatggGTTGTGAGGTTAACCGTCGCGGCGAGGTCAGCGGCTACATCGTGCACGCCACTCTTCCCACGGGCTACAGCAACACAGATGTGGTGTCACGTCTCTCCACCCAGTACCATGTCGAGATAGGCACCGGGTCTGCGTGCAAGACGAATGAGGTGAACACCACCGTCTACGACACACTCGGGAAGACACCTGCACCGACACGCTCCATTCGCATCAGCTGGGACTCTTTTGCCACTTTGAGCGACGCGGAGCGTGTTTTGAGCGCTCTGAAGAATGTTCTTGAGGAGATCAAGCTGAAGAGGTAG